From Parafrankia irregularis, the proteins below share one genomic window:
- a CDS encoding succinate dehydrogenase cytochrome b subunit — protein MAVTNDARPTSPVGIFWRSTIGKKAVMAVTGAVMLLYLLVHMLGNLKIFFGRTSFDEYAHWLRTIGDPALHGAWFLWIMRAVLTVAVVLHATSAYQLSRRDLKARPQKYSHRQRLEASYAVNTMRYGGIVLALFIIYHLLDFTALTLNRNGVEGAAYDNVVSSFSVWWVTLFYIIAMLALGLHIHHGFWSAARTLGVHSAAREKNLKIAATVLAVLISAGFMVVPIAVLAGLVD, from the coding sequence GTGGCTGTAACGAACGACGCGCGGCCTACGTCCCCCGTAGGCATCTTCTGGCGGTCGACCATCGGCAAGAAGGCCGTGATGGCCGTCACCGGAGCAGTGATGCTGCTCTATCTACTCGTCCATATGCTGGGCAACCTGAAGATCTTCTTCGGTCGCACCAGCTTCGACGAGTACGCGCACTGGCTGCGCACGATCGGCGACCCCGCGCTCCACGGAGCCTGGTTCCTCTGGATCATGCGGGCCGTCCTGACGGTGGCAGTCGTGCTGCACGCGACGTCGGCCTACCAGCTCAGCCGGCGTGACCTCAAGGCCCGGCCGCAGAAGTACTCACACCGGCAGCGCCTCGAGGCCAGCTACGCCGTGAACACGATGCGGTATGGCGGCATCGTCCTCGCCCTGTTCATCATTTACCACCTCCTCGACTTCACGGCTCTGACGCTGAACCGCAACGGAGTCGAAGGCGCCGCGTACGACAACGTGGTGTCCAGCTTCTCCGTGTGGTGGGTCACACTCTTCTACATCATCGCCATGCTAGCGCTCGGACTACACATCCATCACGGATTCTGGAGCGCTGCTCGTACCCTCGGCGTGCACAGCGCGGCCCGGGAGAAGAACCTGAAGATCGCCGCGACCGTTCTGGCGGTTCTCATCTCGGCGGGCTTCATGGTCGTTCCCATCGCCGTGCTGGCCGGATTGGTGGACTGA
- a CDS encoding NADPH-dependent FMN reductase: MVDAHSAFTSSGEGVHTGEGEPLARRDASRRSRPADRAGGDVLSDLAALAVRSGQAARPDRRRRPTIVGLGGTTRPESASLRALETVLRSMAAAGAETVLLGSVDIDLPMYVPEQVERTPAARRLVAEIARADAVVIATPGYHGGVSGLVKNALDYLEDLRDAPRPYLDGRAVGLIVCADGPQTAGTTLAALRSSVHALRGWPTPLGVSIDTSTAPFGAGGEVLDRRAASHLETLTDQVMGFTYAWSQVI, translated from the coding sequence ATGGTCGACGCGCACAGCGCGTTCACGTCGAGCGGTGAAGGTGTGCACACGGGTGAGGGCGAACCGCTCGCCCGCCGGGACGCGAGCAGGCGATCACGCCCCGCCGACCGGGCGGGTGGGGACGTCCTCAGCGACCTCGCCGCGCTGGCCGTGCGCAGCGGCCAGGCCGCCCGCCCGGATCGTCGGCGGCGCCCGACGATCGTGGGCTTAGGCGGGACGACCCGGCCGGAGTCGGCGTCGTTGCGCGCGCTGGAGACGGTGCTGCGGTCCATGGCCGCGGCGGGCGCGGAGACGGTGCTGCTCGGCTCGGTCGACATCGACCTGCCGATGTACGTTCCGGAGCAGGTCGAGCGCACTCCCGCGGCTCGCCGGCTGGTCGCCGAGATCGCCCGGGCCGACGCGGTGGTGATCGCCACTCCCGGCTACCACGGCGGTGTGTCGGGGCTGGTCAAGAACGCGCTGGACTACCTGGAGGATCTCCGGGACGCACCGCGCCCCTACCTCGACGGACGTGCCGTCGGGCTGATCGTCTGCGCGGACGGCCCCCAGACCGCGGGCACCACGCTCGCGGCGCTGCGTTCCTCGGTCCACGCGCTGCGCGGCTGGCCGACTCCCCTCGGCGTCTCGATCGACACCTCCACGGCGCCCTTCGGCGCGGGCGGCGAGGTACTCGACCGGCGGGCCGCGAGCCATCTGGAAACGCTCACGGACCAGGTCATGGGCTTCACCTATGCCTGGTCGCAGGTCATCTGA
- a CDS encoding ABC transporter ATP-binding protein, with amino-acid sequence MGPRAVPDAGPRSGTPVLSARGLSAGYGDAGPVVRDLDLELWPGEVVTLLGPNGAGKTTTLLALSGALQPRSGVVRWGGQITTAPLHQRARAGLALVPEDKSVIMNLTVRENLRIGRADVGLALETFPELESHLDRRAGLLSGGQQQMVALARALARRPAALLADELSLGLAPRLAERLLGVVRAAADGGLAVLLVEQHVRSALTVADRVIVLRHGQIAWSGSAERAREAPDVLLGAYLPLA; translated from the coding sequence ATGGGGCCGCGCGCGGTCCCCGACGCGGGGCCCAGGAGCGGCACACCCGTCCTGAGCGCGCGCGGGCTGTCGGCCGGCTACGGGGACGCCGGGCCGGTGGTGCGTGACCTCGACCTGGAGCTGTGGCCGGGTGAGGTCGTCACGTTGCTCGGGCCGAACGGTGCCGGCAAGACGACGACGTTGCTGGCCCTGAGCGGTGCGCTGCAGCCGCGCTCCGGCGTCGTCCGCTGGGGCGGCCAGATCACGACCGCGCCGCTGCACCAGCGCGCGCGGGCCGGCCTCGCCCTCGTCCCCGAGGACAAGTCGGTGATCATGAATCTCACGGTTCGGGAGAACCTGCGGATCGGCCGCGCGGACGTCGGCCTCGCCCTGGAGACGTTCCCCGAGCTCGAAAGCCACCTCGACCGACGGGCCGGGCTGCTCTCCGGCGGACAGCAGCAGATGGTGGCCCTGGCCCGGGCCCTCGCCCGCCGCCCCGCCGCGCTGCTGGCCGACGAACTGTCCCTCGGCCTGGCCCCGCGCCTGGCCGAACGGCTGCTCGGTGTGGTCCGGGCCGCGGCGGACGGAGGACTGGCCGTGCTGCTCGTGGAGCAGCACGTGCGCAGCGCACTCACCGTCGCGGACCGGGTCATCGTGTTGAGACACGGGCAGATTGCCTGGTCGGGCTCCGCGGAACGGGCGCGGGAGGCTCCCGACGTTCTGCTCGGTGCCTACCTTCCGCTCGCCTGA
- a CDS encoding ABC transporter permease subunit, translating into MNDVMGYVLLSLGTGALYALVATGVVVVQRGAGVLNMAQGALLAWSAYAFHGASSVWGLPRALAALLAVGSTMAIGVAFQHLVLRPMRQATAVLRLMATLGLLIVIQSSLTLMYGSDVRNSPTVLPTSKVTLFDTAVGVDVFTRLAVVVVVVAGLWAVFRFTTLGLAATAVTENARAAATLGWSPDAVASWAWLAGSALAGLGGVLLAPLQNPLSAGGLMLLIVPGLAVALVARFRSLPAVLVGALALAAVELELQVHLVADHPVWRGVDRAVPLAVIVFYLAVRGRGIPDRGHVAERHPSLGSGRVYWRALGAAVAGALVCIWWLLPAPWVNALNANAIWAMIILSVVVLVGFTGQLSLAQLAFSGTAALIAGRLVAVQGWPLEAALVVGVAGTALVGVLFALPALRTRGLQLAVVTLGLGAAVDALLFQRGYHSPAPPSPLGDLFGDLSRLEGTEVGDATLLGVHLDKVSDPRGFATLSLLAFTVLALLVANLRRGRAGRRLIAVRTNERAAAALGISVVGAKIYAFALSAAIAGFGGVLYAFYAYGERGNIDYGGGLFSPFASILLIAYAVVGGVGWTSGAFAGATMAADALATRIGAWVGSLLAQLGAVLRLLLAALAAIIGLAVGRAVAPRRPAPVGGPASRPAGGSERWPAGEPAPGAGESGPRGAGRLAGRALPWLTAAVCAGVAFAAGGRIVDWLADLDRYVPLIGGLVLVTVLSRSGGGMAPENARNARRVLERRFPAALERRAAADAARVTRLLGAVPAIGTAAAASAAPVARAAPVPPTQPAAPTQPAAPTQPAAPTQPAAPAQPAAPAGLVATGLETGPMRQVGSVGYPARPATLSAWGLSVRFGAVEVIRGVDLRVEPGQIVGVIGPNGAGKTTVIDAITGYTGSVSQSLMLGEARLDRLPAHLRARAGISRSFQNLELFEDLTVMENIQAACDPRDARAYLGDLVLPRARPLPAAAAAAVEAFGLRADLLRPVSELPYGRRRLLAIARAVATCPSVLLLDEPCAGLDENESAGVATLLRRLADHWGLGILLNEHDMEVVMRICDQVVVLDGGEVIARGTPGQIRVNERVRDAYLGPADPAVASSPTGPAGPAAGTRR; encoded by the coding sequence GTGAACGACGTCATGGGCTACGTCCTGTTGAGCCTGGGCACCGGTGCCCTTTACGCACTGGTCGCCACGGGTGTCGTGGTGGTGCAGCGGGGCGCAGGTGTCCTGAACATGGCGCAGGGTGCGCTGCTGGCCTGGTCCGCCTACGCGTTCCACGGCGCGAGCAGCGTCTGGGGGCTGCCGCGGGCACTGGCGGCGCTGCTCGCCGTCGGCTCCACGATGGCCATCGGGGTCGCCTTCCAGCACCTGGTGCTCCGCCCGATGCGCCAGGCGACGGCCGTGCTGCGCCTGATGGCCACGCTCGGACTGCTCATCGTCATCCAGTCGTCGCTGACCCTGATGTACGGCAGCGACGTGCGGAACTCGCCGACAGTCCTGCCGACGTCCAAGGTGACGTTGTTCGACACCGCGGTGGGTGTGGACGTCTTCACCCGCCTCGCGGTGGTGGTCGTGGTGGTGGCGGGGCTGTGGGCGGTGTTCCGGTTCACCACGCTCGGGCTCGCGGCGACCGCGGTGACGGAGAACGCGCGGGCCGCGGCGACCCTGGGCTGGTCGCCGGACGCCGTGGCGAGCTGGGCCTGGCTCGCCGGGTCCGCGCTGGCCGGGCTCGGCGGTGTGCTGCTGGCGCCGCTGCAGAACCCGCTGTCGGCCGGTGGGCTGATGCTGCTGATCGTGCCGGGCCTGGCCGTCGCCCTGGTCGCCCGGTTCAGATCACTGCCGGCGGTGCTCGTCGGCGCGCTGGCGCTCGCCGCGGTGGAGCTGGAGCTGCAGGTTCACCTGGTGGCGGACCATCCCGTCTGGCGGGGTGTGGACCGGGCTGTTCCGCTGGCGGTGATCGTGTTCTATCTGGCGGTACGCGGGCGCGGTATTCCCGACCGCGGGCATGTCGCCGAGCGTCATCCGTCGCTGGGCAGCGGCCGGGTGTACTGGCGGGCGCTGGGTGCCGCGGTGGCCGGCGCGCTCGTCTGCATCTGGTGGCTGCTGCCGGCGCCCTGGGTGAACGCGCTGAACGCGAACGCCATCTGGGCCATGATCATTCTTTCCGTGGTGGTGCTGGTCGGCTTCACCGGCCAGCTCTCCCTCGCCCAGCTCGCCTTCTCCGGGACGGCGGCCCTGATCGCCGGACGACTCGTGGCGGTGCAGGGGTGGCCGCTGGAGGCGGCGCTCGTCGTCGGGGTCGCCGGGACGGCGCTCGTCGGGGTGCTGTTCGCGCTGCCGGCGCTGCGGACCCGGGGCCTGCAGCTCGCCGTCGTCACCCTCGGCCTCGGTGCCGCGGTGGACGCCCTGCTGTTCCAGCGCGGGTACCACTCGCCGGCGCCACCGAGCCCGCTCGGTGACCTTTTCGGTGACCTCTCCAGGCTGGAGGGCACCGAGGTCGGCGACGCCACCCTCCTCGGCGTCCACCTGGACAAGGTCTCCGACCCGCGTGGCTTCGCCACCCTGTCCCTGCTGGCCTTCACCGTGCTGGCGCTGCTCGTCGCGAACCTGCGGCGCGGACGGGCGGGCCGGCGGCTGATCGCTGTGCGGACGAACGAGCGTGCGGCGGCCGCCCTCGGGATCAGCGTCGTCGGAGCGAAGATCTACGCCTTCGCGCTCTCGGCGGCGATCGCCGGCTTCGGCGGGGTGCTGTACGCCTTCTACGCCTACGGTGAGCGGGGCAACATCGACTACGGTGGCGGGCTGTTCTCGCCGTTCGCGTCGATCCTGCTGATCGCCTACGCGGTGGTGGGCGGGGTCGGCTGGACCAGCGGCGCCTTCGCCGGCGCGACGATGGCCGCCGACGCGCTGGCGACCCGCATCGGCGCCTGGGTGGGAAGCCTGCTGGCGCAGCTGGGTGCCGTCCTGCGGCTGCTGCTGGCCGCGCTCGCCGCGATCATCGGCCTGGCCGTCGGGCGCGCGGTCGCGCCGCGCCGGCCGGCGCCGGTGGGCGGACCGGCGAGCAGGCCGGCGGGCGGGTCTGAGAGGTGGCCAGCGGGTGAGCCGGCGCCGGGCGCGGGCGAGTCCGGGCCGCGTGGCGCCGGGCGCCTGGCCGGGCGTGCGCTGCCCTGGCTGACGGCCGCCGTCTGCGCGGGCGTCGCCTTCGCGGCGGGCGGGCGCATCGTCGACTGGCTCGCGGATCTCGACCGCTACGTCCCGCTGATCGGCGGTCTGGTGCTCGTCACCGTGCTGTCCCGGTCGGGCGGCGGCATGGCGCCGGAGAACGCCCGCAACGCCCGGCGTGTGCTTGAGCGCCGTTTCCCGGCCGCCCTCGAGCGGCGCGCGGCCGCGGACGCCGCCCGGGTCACCCGGCTTCTCGGCGCGGTGCCGGCGATCGGCACCGCCGCCGCCGCTTCGGCCGCTCCGGTAGCCCGCGCCGCTCCGGTTCCTCCCACCCAGCCCGCCGCTCCCACCCAGCCCGCCGCTCCCACCCAGCCCGCCGCTCCCACCCAGCCCGCCGCTCCGGCCCAGCCCGCTGCTCCCGCGGGGCTGGTAGCCACCGGGCTGGAGACCGGGCCGATGCGCCAGGTCGGATCGGTCGGGTATCCGGCCCGGCCGGCGACGCTCTCCGCCTGGGGGCTCTCGGTGCGCTTCGGTGCGGTGGAAGTGATCCGCGGCGTCGATCTGCGGGTGGAGCCAGGCCAGATCGTCGGCGTCATCGGCCCGAACGGCGCCGGAAAGACCACAGTGATTGACGCGATCACCGGCTACACGGGGTCGGTCTCGCAGTCGCTGATGCTCGGTGAGGCCCGCCTCGACCGCCTGCCGGCCCATCTGCGCGCCCGGGCGGGTATCAGCAGGTCGTTCCAGAACCTGGAGCTTTTCGAGGACCTCACCGTCATGGAGAACATCCAGGCCGCCTGCGACCCACGGGACGCCCGCGCCTACCTGGGGGACCTCGTGCTGCCCCGGGCCCGTCCACTGCCGGCCGCCGCGGCGGCCGCGGTCGAGGCGTTCGGGCTCCGCGCCGACCTGCTCCGCCCGGTGTCGGAGCTGCCCTACGGCCGCCGCCGCCTGCTGGCGATCGCCCGCGCCGTCGCGACCTGCCCGTCCGTCCTCCTCCTCGACGAGCCGTGCGCGGGGCTGGACGAGAACGAGAGCGCGGGAGTCGCGACGCTGCTGCGCCGGCTCGCGGACCACTGGGGCCTGGGCATCCTGCTCAACGAGCACGACATGGAGGTGGTGATGCGGATCTGTGACCAGGTCGTGGTCCTCGACGGTGGCGAGGTGATCGCGCGCGGCACGCCCGGCCAGATCCGCGTCAACGAACGGGTGCGCGACGCGTACCTGGGACCGGCCGACCCGGCCGTCGCGAGCAGTCCGACCGGCCCGGCCGGCCCGGCCGCCGGAACCAGGCGTTGA
- a CDS encoding ABC transporter substrate-binding protein, whose amino-acid sequence MRRGLGLRLGAACIGAAMALAACGGSDDSSGTASDGAAAGSGTPVKLMVIAPVGTTGSNYPELVAAAKAAARAVNVRGGIKGHPVEIVHCNEKNDAAAAKECAQRAVDEKVLAVVSAVSGSGGIMPILEQAGIPAIGSAGIAADGSELSSKVSFMLSPLTFYPAVCPSLLRKAGASSIGLVGYDLSYSDRLITMAQAGARAVGTPLAPELRIPISTSDFTPTVTQLTRAKANGAVLVVFDQAAYAVIKGAGTGLRTCHAAGTLSEKYLASLGAAADNLVVASPFPELSQQGEFPELARMISELDAEEKAGDADAAADLRSATGTTAAWLSVQVAEKVGNAVPGELTSQALLDQLGKTKGLDLGLVPPLDFTTPNPVPGVERVFNTTMRGARWDSATGGFVSLGPETYDAMTLLKQGAS is encoded by the coding sequence GTGAGACGAGGTCTGGGCCTGCGGCTCGGCGCAGCCTGTATCGGAGCCGCGATGGCTCTCGCCGCCTGCGGTGGGAGCGACGACAGCAGCGGGACCGCCTCCGATGGCGCGGCCGCCGGATCGGGCACCCCGGTCAAGCTCATGGTCATCGCACCGGTCGGGACCACCGGCAGCAACTATCCCGAGCTGGTGGCGGCGGCGAAGGCGGCCGCCCGCGCGGTCAACGTCCGCGGCGGGATCAAGGGCCATCCCGTGGAGATCGTGCACTGCAACGAGAAGAACGACGCCGCGGCCGCGAAGGAATGCGCCCAGCGGGCCGTGGACGAGAAGGTCCTGGCCGTCGTGTCGGCGGTTTCCGGTTCCGGTGGGATCATGCCGATCCTGGAGCAGGCGGGCATCCCCGCCATCGGTTCGGCCGGCATCGCGGCGGATGGCTCCGAGCTCAGCTCGAAGGTGAGCTTCATGCTCAGCCCGCTCACCTTCTACCCGGCCGTCTGCCCGTCGCTGCTACGCAAGGCCGGCGCGTCGAGCATCGGCCTGGTCGGGTACGACCTGTCCTACAGCGACCGGCTGATCACGATGGCCCAGGCGGGCGCGCGGGCAGTCGGCACACCGCTCGCCCCCGAACTGCGCATCCCGATCTCCACCAGCGACTTCACCCCGACCGTCACCCAGCTCACCAGGGCGAAGGCGAACGGGGCGGTGCTCGTGGTGTTCGACCAGGCCGCCTACGCCGTGATCAAGGGCGCGGGCACCGGCCTGCGGACCTGCCACGCGGCCGGCACTCTCTCGGAGAAGTACCTGGCCAGCCTCGGCGCGGCCGCCGACAACCTCGTTGTCGCCAGTCCGTTCCCAGAGCTCAGCCAGCAGGGCGAGTTCCCCGAGCTGGCCCGGATGATCTCCGAGCTCGACGCCGAGGAGAAGGCCGGCGACGCTGACGCCGCCGCCGACCTGCGCTCGGCGACCGGGACCACCGCCGCCTGGCTTTCCGTGCAGGTGGCGGAGAAGGTCGGCAACGCCGTCCCCGGCGAGCTGACCTCGCAGGCGCTGCTCGACCAGCTGGGGAAGACCAAGGGGCTCGACCTCGGCCTGGTTCCGCCGCTGGACTTCACCACCCCGAACCCCGTTCCCGGCGTCGAGCGGGTCTTCAACACGACGATGCGCGGTGCCCGGTGGGACAGCGCCACCGGCGGGTTCGTGTCGCTCGGGCCGGAGACCTACGACGCGATGACCCTGCTGAAGCAGGGCGCCTCCTGA
- a CDS encoding CAP domain-containing protein, giving the protein MAELVSGANTELSGTVISMELPGPFDLSALVLGPDGRVSGDRDMVFYNQRSAPGVMLRATPGSPAIELDLSRLRPGAERVVLVASPADGVTPFGRLPSPQATVSAAGRTVATLRPPPLGTQTVLQIAEIYRRGPGWKLRALGAGYADGLAGLARDFGVDVDDSPPAPAPGRSAQVPASGRSAPVPPPAAPGDVLAEVLALTNAERARAGLAALTAEPRLAAAAARHSADMAARGFFAHDTPEGISVADRVRAAGYDYSVVAENIAAGQRTAREVVAGWMDSPGHRANILRPQVRQLGVGRVEGGEYGVYWTQVFGSPR; this is encoded by the coding sequence ATGGCGGAGCTCGTGTCCGGAGCCAACACCGAGCTGTCCGGCACCGTGATCTCCATGGAGCTGCCAGGCCCCTTCGATCTCTCGGCGCTCGTGCTCGGGCCGGACGGGCGGGTGTCCGGCGATCGGGACATGGTCTTCTACAACCAGCGGTCGGCACCAGGCGTCATGCTGCGCGCCACGCCGGGCTCGCCGGCCATCGAGCTCGATCTGAGCCGGCTGCGCCCGGGTGCCGAGCGGGTCGTGCTCGTGGCCAGCCCGGCGGACGGCGTCACGCCCTTCGGCCGGCTGCCATCGCCGCAGGCGACTGTCAGCGCCGCCGGCCGCACCGTCGCAACCCTGCGCCCGCCGCCGCTCGGCACCCAGACGGTCCTGCAGATCGCCGAGATCTACCGGCGCGGGCCGGGCTGGAAGCTGCGAGCGCTCGGCGCCGGGTACGCGGACGGGCTGGCCGGCCTCGCCCGTGACTTCGGCGTCGACGTGGACGACTCGCCCCCGGCGCCCGCTCCCGGGCGGTCGGCGCAGGTGCCCGCTTCCGGGCGGTCGGCGCCGGTTCCGCCGCCCGCGGCCCCGGGGGACGTCCTCGCCGAGGTGCTGGCGCTCACCAACGCCGAACGCGCCCGGGCGGGGCTGGCCGCGCTGACCGCCGAGCCCCGGCTGGCCGCGGCGGCCGCCCGGCACAGCGCGGACATGGCCGCCCGCGGCTTCTTCGCCCACGACACCCCGGAGGGGATCAGCGTCGCCGACCGGGTCCGGGCCGCCGGTTACGACTACTCGGTGGTCGCCGAGAACATCGCCGCCGGTCAGCGGACGGCACGCGAGGTCGTCGCCGGCTGGATGGACAGCCCTGGGCACCGGGCGAACATCCTGCGGCCGCAGGTTCGTCAGCTCGGCGTCGGCCGGGTCGAGGGAGGCGAGTACGGCGTCTACTGGACGCAGGTCTTCGGGTCGCCCAGGTGA
- a CDS encoding LysR family transcriptional regulator, with translation MQLHQLAYFVAVAETRHFTHAAEREHVAQPSLSQQIRALEQELGSPLFNRMRGNITLTVAGETLLPLARRILADTETARRQVQELLDLRTGTVRLGATPSLCTGFLPDVLYAFHREYPGIRLIVEEGGSRDLVRNLAQGNLDLALIILPLHSSDPALSTTPLLREDLVLVTSENSPPPARDGQLRVGDLRGRPLVMFRRGYDLREFTVGACRLGGFEPTFAIEGGEMDAVVGFVEAGLGAAVIPSMVARRQRLRSTSFAPPGLHRTIGLAHRRDVEPPQAARELRRSLRAYLKSTAAAGTLPPGTDLLPD, from the coding sequence GTGCAGCTTCATCAGCTTGCGTATTTCGTCGCCGTCGCCGAGACCAGGCATTTCACTCATGCGGCAGAGCGTGAGCACGTGGCGCAGCCCTCCCTCTCGCAACAGATCCGTGCCCTGGAACAGGAGCTGGGAAGTCCACTCTTCAACCGAATGAGGGGGAACATCACACTGACGGTGGCGGGTGAGACCCTGCTGCCGCTGGCACGTCGGATCCTCGCCGACACCGAGACGGCCCGCCGCCAGGTGCAGGAGCTGCTGGACCTGCGCACCGGCACCGTCCGGCTGGGCGCGACGCCCAGCCTGTGCACCGGCTTCCTGCCCGACGTGCTGTACGCCTTCCACCGGGAGTACCCCGGCATCCGGCTGATCGTCGAGGAGGGCGGCTCCCGTGACCTCGTCCGTAACCTCGCGCAGGGGAACCTGGACCTCGCGCTGATCATCCTGCCGCTGCACAGCTCGGACCCGGCACTGTCGACGACTCCGCTGCTGCGCGAGGACCTCGTCCTGGTCACCTCGGAGAACTCGCCGCCACCCGCACGAGACGGTCAGCTGCGGGTGGGCGACCTGCGCGGGCGGCCACTGGTGATGTTCCGCCGCGGCTACGACCTGCGGGAGTTCACTGTCGGGGCCTGCCGGCTGGGCGGGTTCGAGCCGACGTTCGCCATCGAGGGCGGGGAGATGGACGCGGTCGTCGGCTTCGTCGAGGCCGGTCTGGGCGCGGCCGTCATCCCGAGCATGGTCGCCCGGCGGCAGCGGCTGCGCAGCACCTCGTTCGCCCCGCCGGGCCTGCACCGGACGATCGGGCTCGCGCACCGGCGCGATGTCGAGCCGCCGCAGGCGGCCCGTGAGCTGCGGCGCAGCCTGCGGGCCTACCTGAAGAGCACAGCCGCGGCCGGAACCCTCCCGCCTGGAACCGATCTGCTGCCGGACTGA
- a CDS encoding amidohydrolase family protein: MTTTPTLRITGRVLVGPEDVRDDVWVVDGRVTFTAPVGAAARDVRTLSGWAVPGLVDAHCHVGLVSTGATDARTAEEQILADRASGALLLRDAGSPSDTRWIDERPELPRLIRAGRHIARPRRYLRGYAAEVEPGDLTAEVAEQARRGDGWVKLVGDWIDRAEGDLAPCWPAEAARAAIETAHAAGARVTAHCFAESSLVDLALAGIDCVEHATGLTGETIGLFAQRGIAIVPTLVNIATFPQIAAGAEEKFPAYARHMRDLHARRYDTVASAFEAGIPIYVGTDAGGSLPHGLVADEVAELVAAGLPPRAALGAACWDARRWLGRPGLDEGASADLVVYPADPTADVRVLRAPELVVLRGRVV; the protein is encoded by the coding sequence GTGACCACCACGCCGACACTGCGGATCACCGGGCGGGTTCTCGTCGGGCCCGAGGACGTGCGGGACGACGTCTGGGTCGTCGACGGGCGGGTGACCTTCACCGCGCCGGTCGGCGCTGCCGCGCGGGACGTCCGGACCCTTTCGGGCTGGGCGGTTCCCGGCCTGGTCGACGCCCACTGCCATGTCGGCCTCGTCTCCACCGGCGCCACCGACGCCCGGACCGCCGAGGAACAGATCCTCGCCGACCGGGCCAGCGGCGCCCTGCTGCTGCGCGACGCGGGATCACCGTCGGACACCCGGTGGATCGACGAGCGCCCGGAGCTGCCACGGCTGATCCGCGCCGGCCGGCACATCGCCCGCCCCAGGCGTTACCTGCGCGGCTACGCCGCCGAGGTGGAGCCGGGCGATCTCACGGCCGAGGTCGCCGAGCAGGCTCGTCGTGGGGACGGTTGGGTCAAGCTGGTCGGCGACTGGATCGACCGCGCCGAGGGTGATCTGGCGCCCTGCTGGCCGGCGGAAGCGGCCCGTGCGGCCATCGAGACCGCCCACGCGGCCGGCGCCCGGGTCACCGCACACTGTTTCGCCGAGAGCTCGCTGGTCGATCTCGCCCTCGCCGGCATCGACTGCGTCGAGCACGCCACCGGGCTCACCGGCGAGACCATCGGGCTGTTCGCCCAGCGCGGCATCGCGATCGTGCCGACCCTGGTGAACATCGCGACGTTCCCCCAGATTGCGGCCGGTGCCGAGGAGAAGTTCCCCGCCTACGCCCGGCACATGCGTGACCTGCACGCCCGCCGGTACGACACGGTCGCCAGCGCCTTCGAGGCGGGCATCCCGATCTACGTCGGCACGGACGCGGGCGGCTCGCTGCCCCACGGCCTGGTCGCCGACGAGGTCGCGGAGCTCGTCGCCGCCGGGCTCCCGCCCCGCGCGGCGCTCGGTGCGGCCTGCTGGGACGCCCGCCGCTGGCTGGGCCGACCGGGCCTGGACGAGGGCGCCTCGGCCGATCTCGTGGTGTACCCGGCCGACCCGACCGCCGACGTCCGCGTGCTGCGCGCCCCGGAGCTGGTCGTCCTGCGCGGTCGGGTGGTCTGA